From a region of the Actinopolymorpha singaporensis genome:
- a CDS encoding M50 family metallopeptidase — MAAADDLGQVWQDVLGTQPRLSDSALLACAAVALVAVWVRRVWRVTRQVVTIVHEGGHALVALLAGRTLAGIRLHSDTSGVTVSRGRPTGPGMVATAAAGYLAPSVLGLAYAAMLAGGRITALLWLSVALLAAMLVAIRNAYGVVAVLVTGLGLFVVSWYAPARPQALVAGAFTWFLLLAAFRPLAELQRKRATGRARDSDVDQLARLTRVPAVVWVAMFALVAAGALALAATWLLPLASVRNFATGG, encoded by the coding sequence ATGGCGGCAGCGGACGACCTCGGTCAGGTGTGGCAGGACGTGCTGGGCACCCAGCCCCGGCTGTCCGACTCCGCGCTGCTGGCGTGCGCGGCGGTCGCTCTGGTGGCGGTCTGGGTTCGCCGGGTGTGGCGGGTGACTCGCCAGGTGGTCACCATCGTGCACGAGGGTGGGCACGCGCTGGTCGCGCTGCTGGCCGGCCGCACGCTGGCGGGGATCCGGCTGCACTCCGACACCTCCGGCGTCACCGTGTCGCGGGGACGCCCCACCGGACCGGGCATGGTGGCCACCGCGGCCGCGGGATATCTCGCGCCGTCGGTGCTCGGACTGGCGTACGCCGCCATGCTCGCCGGCGGCCGGATCACCGCACTGCTGTGGCTCAGCGTCGCGTTGCTGGCCGCGATGCTGGTGGCGATCCGGAACGCCTACGGCGTGGTCGCCGTGCTGGTGACCGGCCTCGGCCTGTTCGTGGTGTCGTGGTACGCCCCGGCGCGCCCGCAGGCCCTGGTGGCCGGTGCCTTCACGTGGTTCCTGCTGCTGGCCGCCTTCCGCCCGCTGGCCGAACTCCAGCGCAAGCGCGCCACCGGCCGGGCACGGGACTCCGACGTCGACCAGCTGGCCCGGCTCACCCGGGTGCCGGCGGTGGTGTGGGTCGCGATGTTCGCCCTGGTGGCCGCCGGTGCTCTGGCGCTCGCCGCAACCTGGCTGCTCCCGCTGGCGTCCGTACGCAACTTCGCCACCGGCGGCTGA
- a CDS encoding Rieske 2Fe-2S domain-containing protein, whose product MKVTSIGHAGFYFETAAGTVLCDPWVNPAYFASWFPFPDNSGLDWSVFRNPDYLYVSHLHRDHFDPDHLREGVSHDATVLLPDYRTPDLEDTLRGIGFTRFVTVPSGQPVELDGGLRVMIVALTSPSDGPIGDSALALDDGTARILNQNDAKPGSLEQLRAFGAYDVHFLQFSGANWWPMVYDLSDAAKVAFGTSKRANGLARAFRYVEEVDARYVVPSAGPAAFLDAELMAYNDLDDSPANPFPDHPAFVEFMHQQGRDNAKLMVPGSVMTVTDGRADVVHPAEDAFRPYHEKAKYLRAYAERRRAQIEAEKASWPAPGIDFLPAIKEWFEPLLAMADHICAGVGAMLQLEIGDDTRLVVDFVEREVRPWAGERCRYRFRFAQPMVERLIADHEIDWVNSLFLSMRFSAARVGPYNEFVYTFFKCLSPERMAYAEQWYATQEDELEEIQLGGWLVQRTCPHRQADLGYFGEVEGDTLRCSMHGYEFDLKSGKCLTASDRPIRARRAAADAEPLHDERHEVPED is encoded by the coding sequence GTCAATCCCGCGTACTTCGCCTCGTGGTTTCCGTTCCCGGACAACTCCGGACTGGACTGGTCGGTGTTCCGCAACCCCGACTACCTCTACGTCTCCCATCTCCACCGCGACCACTTCGACCCCGACCACCTGCGGGAGGGTGTCTCCCACGACGCCACGGTGCTGCTTCCGGACTACCGAACGCCGGACCTCGAGGACACTCTGCGCGGGATCGGCTTCACCCGGTTCGTGACGGTGCCGAGCGGGCAGCCGGTCGAGCTCGACGGCGGCCTGCGGGTGATGATCGTGGCGCTCACCTCGCCCAGCGACGGGCCGATCGGCGACTCCGCGCTGGCGCTGGACGACGGCACGGCGCGGATTCTCAACCAGAACGACGCCAAGCCGGGAAGTCTGGAACAGCTGCGCGCGTTCGGCGCCTACGACGTGCACTTCCTGCAGTTCTCCGGCGCGAACTGGTGGCCGATGGTCTACGACCTCTCCGACGCGGCGAAGGTCGCGTTCGGCACCAGCAAGCGCGCCAACGGGCTCGCCCGGGCCTTCCGCTACGTCGAGGAGGTCGACGCGAGGTACGTCGTGCCCTCCGCCGGGCCGGCGGCGTTCCTGGACGCCGAGCTGATGGCGTACAACGACCTCGACGACTCACCGGCCAACCCGTTCCCCGACCACCCGGCCTTCGTGGAGTTCATGCACCAGCAGGGGCGCGACAACGCGAAGCTGATGGTCCCGGGCAGCGTGATGACCGTCACCGACGGCAGGGCCGACGTGGTGCACCCGGCCGAGGACGCGTTCCGGCCCTACCACGAGAAGGCGAAGTACCTCCGTGCCTACGCCGAGCGCCGACGGGCCCAGATCGAGGCGGAGAAGGCTTCCTGGCCGGCGCCGGGGATCGATTTCCTGCCCGCGATCAAGGAGTGGTTCGAGCCGCTGCTGGCGATGGCCGACCACATCTGTGCCGGTGTGGGCGCGATGCTGCAGCTGGAGATCGGTGACGACACCCGGCTCGTGGTCGACTTCGTCGAGCGGGAGGTGCGGCCGTGGGCGGGCGAGCGCTGCCGCTACCGCTTCCGGTTCGCCCAGCCGATGGTCGAACGGCTGATCGCCGACCACGAGATCGACTGGGTGAACAGCCTGTTCCTCAGCATGCGGTTCAGTGCCGCCCGGGTCGGACCGTACAACGAGTTCGTCTACACCTTCTTCAAGTGCCTTTCTCCCGAACGCATGGCCTACGCCGAGCAGTGGTACGCCACCCAGGAGGACGAGCTGGAGGAGATCCAGCTCGGCGGCTGGCTGGTGCAGCGCACCTGCCCGCACCGGCAGGCCGACCTCGGCTACTTCGGTGAGGTGGAGGGCGACACCCTGCGCTGTTCCATGCACGGGTACGAGTTCGACCTGAAGTCGGGCAAGTGCCTGACGGCGAGCGACCGGCCCATCCGGGCCCGGCGGGCGGCGGCGGATGCCGAGCCGCTGCACGACGAGCGCCACGAGGTGCCGGAGGACTGA